The following DNA comes from Winogradskyella sp. PG-2.
CAATATGTAATAATGCGATCAATATCGTTGTTTTTATAGTAAACATTATACACTTCACTACCATCTATATCATCTTTTGGAGATGGAATGCCTAAAACATTTGTTAATAATTTTAAAGATGTATAGGTTTTGTAATCTCCAAACTTCCAGAGCTCTAGTGTGTCTAGATGAGGCACTTCCCAAGGTTTCTTTCCAAATAAATTTAGTTTATAAGGTAATTCAATATTATGAATTATCATACGTCTAGCGATGTATGGAAAATCAAATTCTTTACCATTATGCGCACAAAGTAAGTGTTTATTAGAACTGAAGTGAGAGATTAATATATTTTTAAAGTCTTTTAAAATCTTAATTTCATCACCATAAAAAGAAGTGACTCTAAATGTTCTAACATCTCCTTCCATTTTAA
Coding sequences within:
- a CDS encoding 3'-5' exonuclease: MIKKFNLENILFLDIETVPEMENFSELDSTKQELWSAKSHYQRKEEFTAEEFYDRAGIWAEFGKIICISVGYFKMEGDVRTFRVTSFYGDEIKILKDFKNILISHFSSNKHLLCAHNGKEFDFPYIARRMIIHNIELPYKLNLFGKKPWEVPHLDTLELWKFGDYKTYTSLKLLTNVLGIPSPKDDIDGSEVYNVYYKNNDIDRIITYCEKDTIAVAQIFLRLRGDELLDDNEIKHI